One region of Exiguobacterium acetylicum genomic DNA includes:
- the pfkA gene encoding 6-phosphofructokinase, protein MSLKRIAVLTSGGDAPGMNAAVRAVTRKAIFHGLEVFGVYNGYQGLINGDIVQLNLGSVGDIIQRGGTFLRSARCPEFRTEEGRAKAVVNLKKFEIDALVVVGGDGSYRGAQKLTGLGFPTIGLPGTIDNDIPGTDYTIGFDTALNTALEAIDKIRDTASSHERTYVIEVMGRDAGDIALYAGLAGGAESILVPERPEDLKEVLDRIQSGVNRGKKHSIVIVAEGAGRAQDVGDAIAKETGLDTRVTVLGHVQRGGAPTAADRVLASRMGAHAIEILLQGKQGRVVGVRGGKMIDLDIDEALDENKHELDLDILELSKQLSI, encoded by the coding sequence GTGAGTTTAAAACGGATTGCTGTCTTAACGAGTGGCGGCGATGCACCAGGTATGAATGCCGCGGTGCGTGCTGTCACGCGTAAAGCGATTTTTCATGGCTTAGAAGTATTTGGTGTCTATAACGGCTATCAAGGACTAATCAACGGGGACATCGTCCAGTTGAACCTTGGATCAGTTGGTGACATCATTCAACGAGGCGGAACGTTCCTACGTTCAGCACGTTGCCCTGAGTTCCGTACAGAAGAAGGACGAGCAAAAGCGGTCGTCAATCTTAAGAAATTTGAAATTGATGCACTCGTCGTCGTAGGCGGAGACGGGTCGTATCGTGGTGCCCAAAAATTGACGGGACTTGGTTTCCCGACAATTGGACTTCCAGGTACGATCGATAACGATATCCCTGGAACGGACTATACGATCGGTTTTGATACAGCGCTCAACACGGCGCTTGAAGCGATCGATAAAATCCGTGATACGGCATCGTCGCATGAGCGGACGTATGTCATTGAAGTCATGGGACGCGATGCGGGTGATATCGCATTATATGCAGGACTTGCCGGTGGAGCAGAATCGATTCTTGTTCCTGAGCGTCCTGAAGATTTAAAAGAAGTCCTCGATCGCATTCAAAGTGGTGTCAATCGCGGTAAGAAACACTCAATCGTCATCGTCGCTGAAGGTGCAGGTCGTGCTCAGGACGTGGGAGACGCGATCGCAAAAGAAACAGGTCTCGATACACGCGTCACGGTACTTGGTCACGTTCAACGTGGTGGAGCACCAACGGCAGCGGACCGTGTACTTGCAAGTCGGATGGGGGCGCATGCCATCGAAATCCTACTTCAAGGAAAGCAAGGACGTGTCGTAGGTGTACGTGGTGGTAAGATGATCGATCTCGACATCGATGAGGCACTCGACGAAAATAAACATGAGCTGGATCTTGATATTCTCGAGCTTTCAAAACAGCTTTCGATTTAA
- the accA gene encoding acetyl-CoA carboxylase carboxyl transferase subunit alpha, with product MQPFDQPVIALREKILELHDMAETQGLDFKEELQLLEERLHRLELDIYGNMKAWNRVQLARHPERPTTLDYIESICEDFIELHGDRHGYDDAAIVGGIGTLNGRPVTIIGHQRGKDTKENIRRNFGMPHPEGYRKALRLMQQAEKFNRPIITFIDTKGAYPGRAAEERGQSEAIAKNLFEMAGMTVPIISIVIGEGGSGGALGIGVCDQLLMLENSTYSVISPEGAAALLWKDASLAEKAAESMKITAPDLLRLGIADAIIPEVVGGAHLDVSLQADKLKTVLVQKLESLVHLTKEELIDQRTEKYHQIGT from the coding sequence ATGCAACCATTTGACCAACCAGTCATCGCGTTACGCGAAAAAATTCTTGAGCTCCATGATATGGCGGAAACACAAGGACTAGACTTCAAGGAAGAACTCCAACTTCTTGAAGAACGCCTTCATCGGTTAGAACTCGATATTTACGGGAATATGAAAGCGTGGAATCGCGTTCAATTGGCACGTCATCCAGAACGTCCAACGACACTCGATTACATTGAATCCATTTGTGAAGACTTCATCGAGTTGCACGGCGATCGTCATGGATATGATGATGCGGCAATCGTCGGTGGAATCGGAACATTGAATGGTCGTCCGGTGACGATCATCGGTCATCAACGCGGGAAAGATACAAAAGAAAACATTCGTCGTAATTTTGGGATGCCACATCCGGAAGGGTATCGAAAAGCACTACGTCTCATGCAACAAGCGGAGAAATTCAATCGACCGATCATTACGTTCATCGACACGAAAGGGGCTTACCCAGGACGTGCAGCAGAAGAACGTGGTCAGAGTGAGGCCATCGCGAAAAACTTATTTGAGATGGCTGGTATGACGGTTCCAATCATCTCGATCGTCATCGGTGAAGGTGGATCAGGTGGTGCTTTAGGAATCGGAGTATGTGATCAACTCTTGATGCTCGAGAATTCAACGTATTCGGTCATCTCTCCTGAAGGTGCTGCAGCATTGTTATGGAAAGATGCAAGTCTTGCGGAGAAAGCGGCGGAATCGATGAAAATCACAGCACCTGATTTATTAAGACTCGGGATCGCGGATGCCATCATTCCAGAAGTCGTCGGAGGGGCGCATCTCGATGTGTCATTACAGGCGGATAAATTAAAAACTGTACTGGTACAGAAACTTGAATCATTGGTTCATCTGACCAAGGAAGAGCTCATCGATCAGCGGACCGAAAAATATCACCAAATTGGCACATAA
- the accD gene encoding acetyl-CoA carboxylase, carboxyltransferase subunit beta, whose translation MQAFFRKPKKFVTLTSKEQRVDVPVGLMTKCPKCKLIQYTKQLEANLRVCSCGYHHPLTAQERFTQLFDEGSVTYFDLPAVQADPLGFQDYPEKLKGDQVRTGLEEAIVCGVGNVNGHPLVACVMDARFRMGSMGAAVGAAISEAVRYATKHRLPVTIFSASGGARMQEGMVSLMQMAKSSLFLKQHSDAGLLYISCMTHPTTGGVSASFAMLGDFNIAEPGALIGFAGRRIIEQTIREKLPEDFQTAEFLLQAGQLDDVVSRHDLKTYYTRILKLHAEGTNHATI comes from the coding sequence GTGCAAGCATTTTTTCGAAAACCTAAAAAGTTCGTCACGCTGACTTCGAAGGAGCAGCGTGTCGATGTGCCAGTAGGCCTAATGACGAAATGTCCGAAATGTAAATTAATCCAATATACGAAACAACTGGAGGCGAACTTACGTGTCTGTTCATGTGGGTATCATCACCCATTGACCGCGCAAGAACGTTTTACACAATTATTCGATGAAGGTTCGGTGACGTATTTCGACTTACCGGCAGTTCAAGCGGATCCGCTTGGATTCCAGGATTACCCGGAAAAATTAAAGGGCGACCAAGTCAGAACGGGTCTTGAAGAAGCGATCGTCTGTGGCGTCGGGAATGTGAATGGTCACCCACTCGTCGCTTGTGTCATGGATGCACGATTCCGGATGGGCTCGATGGGGGCAGCAGTCGGTGCTGCGATTTCTGAAGCGGTTCGTTACGCAACGAAACATCGTCTACCGGTCACGATTTTCTCCGCTTCAGGTGGAGCACGGATGCAAGAGGGCATGGTTAGTCTCATGCAGATGGCGAAATCGAGTCTCTTCTTAAAACAACATTCAGATGCTGGATTACTTTATATTTCTTGTATGACGCATCCGACGACCGGCGGGGTATCAGCAAGTTTTGCGATGCTCGGTGACTTTAACATCGCTGAACCGGGGGCGTTGATCGGGTTTGCAGGTCGACGAATCATCGAACAGACGATACGTGAAAAACTGCCGGAAGATTTCCAAACAGCAGAATTCTTATTACAAGCAGGTCAACTGGACGATGTCGTATCACGACATGATCTGAAAACGTACTATACGCGAATCTTAAAGCTACATGCGGAGGGAACGAACCATGCAACCATTTGA
- a CDS encoding FadR/GntR family transcriptional regulator, with translation MEKKRNAFEANIAAIKLMIEQDGLVPGDRIPSERELAERLSISRPSVREALRTLAYLGIVETRHGGGSFLLNRDDHTYIQIIAQFLVTGDSKFEDLAGTLRLLEQAALAQLDDLSVLAPVVSSDAAFRETLIQTVDNDLFERIWRQVNAFHKSFGQGELYTQAEREQLLNRP, from the coding sequence ATGGAGAAGAAACGAAATGCGTTTGAAGCCAATATCGCGGCGATTAAATTGATGATCGAACAAGATGGATTAGTTCCAGGAGACCGTATTCCATCAGAACGGGAACTGGCAGAACGACTATCCATCAGTCGACCGTCCGTACGAGAAGCATTACGGACGCTCGCTTATTTAGGGATCGTCGAGACACGACATGGAGGCGGAAGCTTTCTATTGAACCGTGACGATCATACCTATATTCAAATCATCGCTCAATTCTTAGTGACTGGCGATTCGAAGTTCGAAGACTTGGCAGGAACGCTCCGCTTGCTTGAGCAAGCAGCGCTCGCGCAGCTGGATGACCTTTCGGTGCTTGCACCAGTCGTATCATCCGATGCAGCGTTTCGTGAGACGTTGATTCAGACGGTCGATAACGATTTGTTTGAACGAATCTGGCGACAAGTCAATGCCTTCCACAAAAGCTTCGGTCAAGGGGAACTCTATACGCAGGCGGAACGGGAACAACTCTTGAACCGCCCATAG
- the dnaE gene encoding DNA polymerase III subunit alpha, which translates to MHINVRTQFSPLQSLVRIESYLDELVRRHIGRAVICETTLTGVPAFIDACQRRNMQPIVGWEQRIEEEFCILWFAFSSDGLRQLYRLASQQGETEVSSLIAVLVPLRQASEDATRLRRSFVQWMGHVQGARTYMGVTSSRSTVERESRARYREVAAALGVETVPVDPVRYIRRDEAPAYQAIRAIGEATTFQDQKTDRLMHLKTREELLEDFTEREITMAEQFATTSERLELPFQQRPLPRVAEDSNALLRKRAEEGLLAHGHESNEARERLAYELSVIDKTGFADYFLIVEELVRSAKAKGIFVGPGRGSAAGSLVSYALGITTVDPLKYGLLFERFLNPERISMPDIDIDIEDERREEVLEDLVMRYGKDHVAQIGTLSTLGAKAALRDVGRTLEFSKDELDAAVKQLGKSTTLQGIEQNKQTYRWFSGSEKRRQLLQLAQAVEGLPRQRSVHAAGVVIGSEQLVETTPVETGPNERYVTQFLMQALERQGLLKIDLLGLRNLSRLRRMEELIRREQPSFTLTQIPEEDRATFQVFARAETDDIFQFESTGMKQTLREVKPNRFEDLVATMSLYRPGPMKFIDLYAKRKAGQPYQMLHPVLEDVLAPTYGIIVYQEQVMEITRRVAGFTLAQADLLRRAISKKSTDSLEQERVRFLEGAKSNGFDDAIAQSLYEQIERFAGYGFNRSHAVAYSKISYALGYIKAHFPHIFLLVSVEQPERLVRLMRERRLPVLSPDVWISDYRSSLEGKGIRLGIHVIKGISEREFERVKEASKHTATIADLLTHVGWGKKERAKIELLLYSGALDRATHGDRGLAEQEVLEYFTESSNTLLPDELAILGKRRTQKSSKRSDSDWARLEREALGFWLTYSPLTTAMKAPVESAYFHDLGVGSETHYLVCYIDQIREFKTKRGQTMAVIQAVDGYSNEEVVVFPNQYERFRRSLYLGNVLLIELKVQDREGERQFILERLRPLGQDVLFVKLTSKNELAALEQLLEAAPGDIPVVVRYADSRETKSLPPLYAVQHDEELLARLRIRFGEDHVVLKNVPRSN; encoded by the coding sequence ATGCATATAAATGTTCGAACGCAGTTTAGTCCATTGCAGAGTTTAGTTCGAATCGAGTCCTATCTTGATGAACTAGTCCGTCGACACATCGGACGAGCGGTCATCTGTGAGACGACATTGACAGGAGTTCCCGCATTCATCGATGCATGTCAGCGTCGAAATATGCAACCGATCGTCGGATGGGAGCAGCGAATCGAAGAAGAATTTTGTATCTTATGGTTTGCTTTTTCTTCTGATGGACTGCGTCAACTGTATCGACTAGCCAGTCAACAAGGGGAGACTGAAGTTTCATCACTGATCGCGGTGCTCGTACCACTGCGTCAAGCCTCTGAAGATGCGACGCGTCTACGTCGTTCCTTCGTTCAATGGATGGGACACGTTCAAGGAGCGCGTACATATATGGGTGTGACCTCTAGCCGCTCAACGGTCGAACGAGAGAGTCGTGCGCGTTACCGCGAAGTAGCAGCAGCGCTTGGTGTTGAGACCGTTCCAGTCGATCCTGTTCGTTACATTCGTCGAGATGAAGCGCCAGCGTATCAAGCGATACGTGCGATTGGTGAAGCGACGACGTTCCAAGACCAAAAGACAGATCGTCTGATGCATTTAAAGACCCGGGAAGAGTTACTCGAAGACTTTACCGAGCGAGAAATTACGATGGCGGAGCAGTTTGCTACGACATCTGAACGCTTGGAATTACCGTTTCAACAACGTCCACTGCCGCGTGTCGCGGAAGACTCGAATGCGTTATTACGGAAACGTGCTGAGGAAGGGTTACTGGCACATGGTCATGAAAGTAACGAAGCGCGGGAACGTCTCGCTTATGAACTATCAGTCATCGATAAGACAGGATTTGCTGATTATTTCTTAATCGTTGAAGAACTCGTACGTAGTGCAAAAGCGAAAGGCATTTTCGTTGGACCCGGTCGAGGTTCAGCAGCTGGATCACTTGTCAGCTATGCGCTTGGGATCACGACGGTGGATCCATTGAAATATGGATTACTATTCGAACGATTCTTAAATCCCGAGCGGATTTCGATGCCGGATATCGATATCGATATCGAAGATGAACGACGCGAAGAAGTATTAGAGGATCTCGTGATGCGTTACGGAAAAGATCATGTTGCTCAAATCGGTACATTGTCGACGCTCGGTGCCAAAGCCGCTCTGCGAGACGTCGGACGGACGCTAGAGTTTTCGAAGGATGAGTTAGATGCTGCGGTCAAACAGCTTGGAAAATCAACGACGTTACAAGGGATCGAACAAAATAAACAGACATATCGTTGGTTCTCTGGAAGTGAAAAGCGCCGGCAACTGTTGCAACTAGCGCAAGCGGTCGAGGGTCTCCCGCGACAACGTTCGGTTCACGCGGCCGGTGTCGTCATTGGATCTGAACAGCTCGTCGAGACGACACCCGTTGAAACGGGACCAAATGAACGGTATGTGACGCAGTTCTTGATGCAGGCATTGGAACGTCAAGGATTGTTGAAAATTGACTTGTTAGGATTACGAAATCTCAGTCGTTTGCGTCGGATGGAAGAATTGATTCGTCGAGAACAGCCATCCTTTACGCTCACGCAAATTCCGGAAGAAGACCGCGCGACATTCCAAGTCTTTGCCCGCGCTGAGACGGATGATATTTTCCAATTCGAGTCGACGGGTATGAAACAGACGTTGCGCGAAGTCAAACCGAATCGGTTCGAAGATTTGGTGGCAACGATGTCACTCTATCGTCCGGGGCCAATGAAATTCATTGATCTGTACGCGAAACGAAAAGCTGGTCAACCTTATCAAATGCTGCATCCCGTATTAGAAGACGTACTTGCACCAACGTATGGCATCATCGTCTATCAGGAGCAAGTCATGGAAATCACCCGTCGAGTGGCTGGATTTACACTCGCGCAAGCAGATTTATTACGACGTGCGATTTCTAAAAAAAGTACGGATTCGCTCGAACAGGAACGGGTTCGTTTTCTCGAAGGAGCGAAGTCGAACGGATTCGATGATGCGATCGCACAATCACTTTATGAACAAATTGAGCGATTCGCTGGGTATGGATTCAACCGAAGTCATGCGGTCGCCTATTCAAAGATTAGTTATGCCCTCGGATATATCAAAGCGCATTTCCCGCACATTTTCTTACTCGTCTCGGTCGAACAACCGGAGCGTCTCGTCCGATTGATGCGCGAACGACGTCTCCCGGTCCTATCGCCGGATGTCTGGATTTCGGATTACCGTTCTTCACTAGAAGGCAAAGGGATTCGACTCGGAATACATGTGATTAAAGGTATTTCCGAGCGAGAGTTCGAGCGTGTAAAGGAAGCATCGAAGCACACGGCGACGATTGCTGATCTATTGACCCACGTCGGATGGGGCAAGAAGGAGCGCGCAAAAATCGAATTGTTACTCTACAGTGGTGCGCTAGACCGAGCGACGCACGGCGATCGCGGACTCGCTGAACAAGAAGTGCTCGAGTATTTCACCGAGTCGTCGAATACATTACTTCCAGACGAGTTGGCAATTCTCGGGAAACGGCGGACACAGAAGTCATCGAAACGAAGTGACTCCGATTGGGCGCGATTAGAACGGGAAGCGCTTGGATTCTGGTTGACGTATTCGCCGTTGACGACAGCAATGAAAGCTCCGGTTGAATCTGCTTATTTCCATGATCTTGGCGTCGGTTCGGAAACACATTATTTAGTCTGTTATATTGATCAGATTCGAGAGTTCAAGACGAAACGCGGTCAAACGATGGCGGTCATTCAGGCAGTCGATGGGTATTCGAATGAAGAGGTCGTCGTCTTCCCGAATCAATATGAACGATTCCGTCGATCACTTTATTTAGGGAACGTCTTGCTGATTGAACTAAAGGTACAGGATCGAGAAGGGGAGCGTCAGTTCATTTTGGAACGTCTTCGTCCGCTTGGACAAGATGTGCTATTCGTCAAGTTAACATCAAAAAATGAGCTGGCCGCACTCGAACAGTTGCTTGAAGCAGCACCGGGCGATATTCCAGTCGTCGTCCGCTACGCGGATTCACGCGAGACAAAATCGTTACCGCCGCTTTATGCAGTGCAACATGATGAGGAATTACTAGCTCGGCTACGTATTCGGTTTGGTGAGGATCATGTCGTCCTGAAAAATGTCCCCCGTTCAAACTAG
- a CDS encoding DHH family phosphoesterase gives MKEQIKQMIEVADTIIIHRHERPDPDALGSQFGLQLTLQHQFPSKTVLTAGEMATSLSFMGELDQVDDELYKEALVVILDTANQARIDGKVAMTGKDVIKIDHHPDEDPYAPVQLVDTTMSSTSELLVHLLNEWGYEIPASAAIQFYAGIVGDTGRFQFRGTTKRTFEVAAQLIDAGIDTDWLYRNMYETELAALHLQGYVLQHIQLTDQGVGYVVLTQDTLKQFGATVEQASLLVNSFAGLKGMKCWALFLETDTEVRVRIRSKGPVINEVAKEFNGGGHPMASGATIGQLSEVERVIRRLDEVAANFQF, from the coding sequence GTGAAAGAGCAAATCAAACAAATGATTGAAGTGGCAGATACAATCATCATTCATCGTCATGAACGTCCAGATCCCGATGCACTCGGTAGTCAATTCGGTTTGCAATTGACGTTACAACATCAATTCCCTAGCAAAACGGTATTAACGGCCGGAGAGATGGCGACATCATTGTCATTCATGGGAGAGCTTGATCAAGTAGACGATGAATTATACAAAGAGGCGTTAGTCGTGATTCTGGATACAGCGAATCAAGCGCGGATTGACGGGAAGGTCGCAATGACAGGAAAAGACGTCATTAAAATCGACCATCACCCGGATGAAGATCCATACGCACCAGTGCAACTCGTCGATACGACGATGAGTTCGACATCGGAATTGCTCGTTCATTTATTGAACGAATGGGGATACGAGATTCCAGCATCAGCTGCCATTCAATTCTACGCTGGGATCGTCGGTGACACGGGACGCTTCCAATTCCGTGGTACGACGAAACGAACATTTGAAGTCGCAGCACAATTGATTGATGCAGGAATCGATACGGACTGGTTGTATCGCAATATGTACGAAACAGAACTTGCGGCGCTTCACTTACAAGGATATGTCCTTCAACATATTCAATTGACGGATCAAGGTGTCGGTTATGTCGTATTGACACAAGATACGTTGAAGCAGTTTGGCGCGACGGTTGAGCAAGCATCGTTGCTCGTCAATAGTTTTGCCGGTTTAAAAGGCATGAAGTGTTGGGCATTGTTCCTTGAGACGGACACGGAGGTTCGCGTCCGGATTCGTTCGAAGGGTCCCGTCATCAATGAAGTAGCAAAAGAATTTAATGGTGGTGGACATCCGATGGCTTCTGGTGCAACGATTGGACAGTTGAGTGAGGTCGAACGTGTCATCCGTCGTCTGGACGAGGTCGCTGCTAACTTCCAGTTTTAA
- a CDS encoding YtpI family protein, producing MQFILIALIVFSLGGYLLAKRRAFHTKSTNRKYLFNTQASIWLSLFVILFAVNQFVSGNGLTTLVGKIVCSILIIVGVASFIAGFIRYKKIYPYVVREMEQS from the coding sequence ATGCAATTCATCCTCATCGCCCTCATCGTTTTCTCGCTTGGTGGGTATTTGTTAGCAAAACGCCGCGCGTTCCATACGAAAAGCACGAACCGAAAATACTTGTTCAATACGCAAGCGAGCATTTGGTTGAGCTTGTTCGTCATCCTATTTGCCGTCAACCAGTTCGTTTCCGGAAACGGATTAACGACACTCGTCGGGAAAATCGTTTGTTCCATTTTAATCATCGTCGGTGTTGCTTCATTCATCGCCGGATTCATCCGTTACAAAAAGATTTATCCGTATGTCGTCCGCGAGATGGAGCAATCCTGA
- a CDS encoding DRTGG domain-containing protein, with translation MPTKHEQIIRHIEDLDVGTKISVRQIAKDLTVSEGTAYRAIKEAENLGFVSTIERVGTIRIKKKQKENIEKLTFAEVVNIVDGQVLGGRNGLHKTLTKFVIGAMKLEAMMRYIDVDSLVIIGNREKAHELVLEAGAAVLITGGFDTTEDAKRLADEMELPIISTSYDTFTVATMINRAIYDRLIKKEILLVSDILIPLHDTFYLQTTDPISRWHELNEQTKHNRYPVIDEQMKVVGVVTAKDIIDRPHDWAVEKVMTRHPITVGIRTSVTNSAHQMVWEGIEMLPVIDQYGRLLGIISRQDVLKALQLANRQPQVGETFDDLITGQIKAAEDERGPYLSLEVSPQMTNFMGTASSGVLTTLLVEGATRMLRHMKKGDLVIENVSIYFIKPVQIESTVTIRANVFDVGRKFGKVDVEMYQGTQIVAKALVTSQLIDR, from the coding sequence ATGCCTACGAAACACGAACAGATCATTCGACATATCGAAGATCTTGATGTCGGAACAAAGATTTCCGTCCGACAAATCGCGAAGGATTTGACCGTATCCGAGGGGACGGCTTATCGCGCCATCAAGGAAGCAGAAAATTTAGGGTTCGTTTCGACGATTGAGCGAGTCGGAACGATTCGGATTAAAAAGAAACAAAAAGAAAATATCGAGAAACTGACATTCGCGGAAGTCGTGAACATCGTCGACGGTCAGGTGCTCGGTGGTCGAAATGGGTTACACAAGACGCTGACGAAATTCGTCATTGGCGCAATGAAGCTCGAAGCCATGATGCGCTATATCGATGTCGATAGTCTCGTCATCATCGGAAACCGCGAAAAAGCACATGAACTCGTGCTTGAAGCAGGAGCTGCTGTATTGATTACCGGTGGCTTTGATACGACAGAAGATGCGAAACGATTAGCGGATGAAATGGAGTTACCGATCATTTCGACATCCTACGATACGTTCACGGTTGCGACGATGATCAACCGAGCGATTTATGATCGATTGATCAAAAAGGAGATTTTACTCGTTTCGGATATTTTAATTCCGTTGCATGATACGTTCTATTTACAGACGACGGATCCGATTTCACGCTGGCACGAGTTGAATGAGCAGACGAAACACAACCGTTATCCCGTCATTGATGAACAAATGAAGGTCGTCGGTGTCGTGACAGCGAAGGACATCATTGACCGTCCACATGACTGGGCTGTTGAAAAAGTCATGACCCGTCATCCGATCACGGTCGGTATTCGAACGAGTGTCACGAATTCTGCGCATCAGATGGTCTGGGAAGGAATCGAGATGCTACCGGTCATCGACCAGTACGGTCGATTGCTCGGGATCATTAGTCGGCAAGACGTCCTCAAGGCACTGCAACTCGCGAATCGTCAGCCACAAGTCGGAGAGACGTTCGACGATCTAATTACAGGACAGATCAAGGCGGCAGAGGACGAACGGGGACCGTACTTATCGCTTGAGGTCTCGCCGCAAATGACGAACTTCATGGGGACTGCCTCGAGTGGGGTGTTGACGACGCTTCTAGTCGAAGGAGCGACGCGAATGTTGCGCCATATGAAAAAAGGTGACCTTGTCATCGAGAACGTCAGCATCTATTTCATTAAACCTGTTCAAATCGAGAGCACGGTAACGATCCGGGCGAATGTCTTTGACGTCGGTCGAAAATTCGGGAAAGTCGATGTCGAGATGTATCAAGGGACACAAATCGTTGCGAAGGCACTCGTGACATCCCAACTCATCGATCGTTAA
- a CDS encoding M24 family metallopeptidase — protein sequence MSERTNQISEFLKEQGIDLAVVTSKANVFYFSGVYAEPHERVMAVLVDVTGKHVLFCPALEASIVAASPWEGDVVTYEDHENPFDRLAELFATFEHSNNRIGIEGEHMTFSRYQELSSRLENAAILDIGESLQALRLKKTAEEIAILQEAAALADEAIEIGKQAIRPGITEIEVIAEIEYEMKKKGVREMSFDTLVLFGANSADPHGVPGDRVIQEGDFVLFDLGVVWKGYCSDITRTFIYGEANEEQKKIYETVRQALEAATEASQIGTTLGSLDKAARDVITNAGYGQYFTHRVGHGLGIEVHEFPSLASNNLLTAEAGIVYTLEPGIYVPGVGGVRIEDDIHLTAEGPVALTRTPKHLQSIPSS from the coding sequence ATGAGCGAACGTACGAACCAAATCAGTGAATTCTTGAAAGAACAAGGAATCGACTTAGCCGTCGTCACTTCGAAGGCAAATGTCTTTTATTTCTCAGGAGTCTACGCTGAACCCCACGAACGTGTCATGGCGGTCCTCGTCGATGTAACCGGCAAACATGTATTATTCTGTCCGGCACTCGAAGCAAGTATCGTTGCAGCGAGTCCTTGGGAAGGAGACGTCGTGACGTATGAGGATCACGAAAACCCGTTTGATCGATTAGCAGAATTATTCGCGACATTCGAGCACTCGAATAACCGAATCGGTATCGAAGGGGAACACATGACGTTTAGTCGCTATCAGGAACTAAGCTCACGTCTCGAGAACGCAGCCATTCTTGATATCGGTGAGTCTTTACAAGCGCTTCGTCTGAAGAAAACAGCGGAAGAAATCGCTATTCTTCAAGAAGCAGCAGCACTTGCGGACGAAGCAATCGAAATCGGTAAACAAGCGATCCGCCCAGGGATCACGGAAATCGAAGTCATCGCGGAAATCGAATATGAAATGAAGAAAAAAGGTGTCCGTGAGATGTCATTTGATACGCTTGTCCTATTTGGTGCAAACAGCGCTGATCCGCACGGTGTACCCGGCGACCGTGTCATCCAAGAAGGCGACTTCGTCTTATTTGACCTCGGCGTCGTTTGGAAAGGCTACTGTTCCGATATTACACGGACCTTCATTTATGGCGAAGCGAACGAAGAACAGAAAAAGATCTATGAAACGGTTCGCCAAGCACTTGAAGCCGCGACAGAAGCGAGTCAGATCGGCACGACACTCGGTTCGTTAGATAAAGCAGCCCGTGACGTTATTACAAACGCTGGCTACGGGCAGTACTTCACGCACCGTGTCGGTCACGGACTCGGAATCGAGGTTCATGAATTCCCGTCTCTCGCGTCAAACAACCTACTGACGGCTGAAGCTGGTATCGTCTACACACTCGAACCAGGCATTTATGTTCCAGGTGTCGGTGGCGTCCGCATCGAGGATGATATTCATCTCACTGCGGAAGGTCCAGTTGCGTTAACTCGCACACCAAAACATCTTCAATCCATTCCGTCATCTTAA